Part of the Ictalurus punctatus breed USDA103 chromosome 9, Coco_2.0, whole genome shotgun sequence genome is shown below.
taattttaatacaacaattttcattacaaataataTGACTGACACCAACGTGAGTGAAAAGTCGAATCAGGGAAATATCTAcgtgaatttcagagtttcttagtattcgGTACGTCCCCATTTTCACTTTACTGCCCGTGTGGACTCGAGCTGGCACGGACTCGAAAACCTTCCGATCCATTTTTAGACCAAATCCATCGGCGTGTCGTCTGATCATGCGCTTCAACggaagagattagacatgagggAAATCTGACCTTCTGTGCAATGGTCAAGATCGCTAGTAATTTAAATACGGAGCTATGGATCCTCGTCCATACTGGCGTTTCTGccagaagggggggggggtctaaaTTGGTTTTAAGGATAGTAACGCTGACGAGCTGGCGCTGGATACGTTCCTCTGAAGTGACTTCATGCTCATGGAGGAGGAGTACGAGTAATGGAGGTTTCTGTTTTCCATTTAATATTCCGTTACTGtacacacaaatatttacaaactcATTATATAaagactgtctctctctctctctctctttctttcgctcgctctctccctctctctctttctctctcgcgctctctatctctttctgtctctttctctccctctctctctccctctttctctatttctttcgctctctctctatctctctctttctctctctccctctttcttgctctctctctctatctttctctctctctccctctctctttctctctacctctttctctatttctttcgctctctctatctctttctttctctcactctcactctctgtctctccctctctctttctctctccctctctctttctctctctccctctctctccctctctctttctctctccatttttctctatttctttcgctctctctctctctctctatctttctctctctctttctctcgctctctccctctctctccctcactctttctctctccctttttctctatttctttcgctctctcgctttctctctctctgtctctccctctctctttttctttctctccctttctctttctctctccctctttctctatttctctctctctctctctctctctctctctctccctctctctctctgtgagtaGGAATTACAGGACTTGCAGCGAGACCCTCCTTCACAATGCTCTGCAGGACCGATGGGAGAGGACTGTGAGTATTTATGAGCTCTGTACAAACCCTGAAGGAATAGCTTGCACCAGCGCTGcgtaaggaataataataaaaaaaagaaaccccacACAAGTGCacgctgttgtaggaaaataatcaaagacacGAAGTGGAGTTACTGCTGCAATCCAAGGTTGaggattttcctataacagccaGTCTGgaagtgttttcttcctcttatccCACAGCAATTCGACACCGATATtacacttttctttctttcttttctttttttttaacttattcaTCCATAGTTCTGTTAAAcgaagccctgacactggagaaaaCTTCGtcatatcaacgattacacccatttaaaaaaaataataaaaaatggaaTGTTTATACGCAGCGTCCATCACCTGTCGCAGTGCAAGTCATTCCTAAACCTTCAGTTCTAGAAAAGATTCACTGTGATTAAGTGTGGAATCAaacttgttcttcttctttcttcttctttagtgTTTCACTGGCAGGCTACGATAATGGGACCAGTAAGAACAAGCCTTCTTCGTTCTCTCTGTTTTGTTCCATGACGTCCGTCGAATAAGTTTCGTTCTTGTCCGAAAGAACTCGATTGACGCTAGTTGTACGAGGTTGAGTCAGACGAATACctcatcttatttatttatttgtttatttatttattagcatttttgtttattgcaaaaTTGGTGTAACAAAAgcgtttagtttttttttttttttttttttttttttttttcctttttcctcccTACAAGCCTTCCAGCGCTTAACGAGAGTCCGGATTCATCTAGAAAAAAGGATTTAGTCTGCCTCACCCGTGTGTAACGTGCGCAGGAAATCCCAACTGGTGTTTTTAGAGCAGTTTCAGAAAAATGTGTTTGATAGATATTCTTATTTTAATTTGAGTTCATCATTTATGGGGAAAACAACCCCAAATTTttgttacaatttttttttttttttttttgtcctaaaTGAATTTGAAACAATAGATACAGCTTTTTAACTTCAGCTCAGTTTGGAATATTTGATacttttatgtatgtatgtatttatttattatactatTTAAAATGTCTAATCACTGTTTAATTGCGTCTCTTTACTTATTTGTATGCCTGTTAgtcttctgtgtgtttgtttgtttatttattcctgtGTGTAGTTCTTATAAAtgcatatattttataatatataaatacaattgcAGCACTTCTAGATAAGATGGACAAAAATTCTAGGAATTTCCAAACGCCTCATGTTTcgtcttttctcctctctcagGGTGACAGTCCGTATCAGGGCGGGGTTTTCTTCCTGACTATTCACTTCCCAACAGACTACCCCTTTAAACCACCGAAGGTGAGTCAGAGCGACGCGTTACGTGAGCGTGCAAGTGTGCGTCGTCCATCACTGGTATCACTAGTAACTTTCGCTTTCTGCTTGTCTGAGTGATTTCGTTGCGGTCGTGTAAATGACGCACAcgttcatgcttttgttccaAAGAACCGATCTCATTGCGTCATTTTTCCTGATGCGATCGATGGCCCTAAACACGAGACGATGGTTTAGTTTCTCGCTGGAGATACAAGGCTGATATAGCTAACAAGTAAGGGTAGTTTATAGCTACCGGTTTAGCATTGTGCAAACTGACCGTCTAAATCAGAGGTATTCGGCTAAGATTCACGAGCGTCTTGTTGATAAAATGGTGACCCTGgttaccttttaatgcttaactCTGACCAGTGAGTTCGTGGCTATAAATAAATGCGACTTATGACTAGCGCCGTGAACTTTGAACAGATGAGATGTCTTTtgaggtgatgtgtgtgtgtgtgtgtatatatatgtatataatatatatttggtTTGGGAAACTACACAAGCACATCTTTTTCGAACCGCTGCTCACGATTGGCtggtgtcgctgtgattgacaggtgagagagCATGCCATCCCTCTATCCACACAGaacggccaattttgctctcttgactATCCGCGCACTATCTCCTCCACGCACACAAGCTCACAGACACCCGTGATTGGCTAACGGGTGATTCTACTCCATTGGCTCAGCCATGGGATTCACGCTCACGATCCGTTACGCCACTCGAGAACCCGTgacgttttatttttaacttgtgGACAAAACACACACGTCCCTGTCCAATTTTACTATTTGAATAATTAGAAGTAAAcgaccaagtataacattttcgtctcgtttgtttaatcgCGTTCTCGTCGTCTAATTTTCGGACAAATCTGAGGATGTTTTAGTTCATGTTTACGCCGTGAGAGAGAATTTCTAAAGGggtcacaaactttcaagcaccaccgtgtGTCGTCACTTCACTAAACAGATCTGAAAACCTTTGAAATGGCTTTCTCGCCGAGCCATTTTcaggtaaataataaatagcaaGCTGTAACAGAGGATCTCGTATACACTCCTacagttgtgttttgtttttttttttctttttgtttttgtttttcttttcccttctccTGCAGTCCGAGTGCTCGGTGAATGTTTGTGCCGGTACACATTTGGCCTCCAGTTGATGTGGTTTCTGACGCTATGTGCATGACACACTGttctaaacacaaacaaaaggaTTACATGGAGATAAAACAGGCGTAGCAGCCTGACACGTTGCATCACTTGCTTCACCAAACAGTCTTTCTTGTGTATCGGTAAATGTGAGCATCACGCACTGTTCGTTAGAAGAAAATATTgtttcagtttgtttatttgactTAATGCAGACTTATTCTGCTGTTTTATTCAACCAATTATGGTACAATTATGGTATTACTGAGCCTTTTAAAGAAGGCATGCACAATGCTAAACTATTTCCTCGAAGTGGCCCTTACTTGTTAGAAACGTTAGCCttctaactaaaaaaaaaaaaaaacagtataagAATTGCTTAAATTGTATTTGTCCTTTCTTTAAACATCGGTTTCAGAGTGTCAGTCAGTCGATGCTTTATCCGAGGTTCCTGAACACGattctctgttttgttttgttttgttttgttttttttgggggggggtttattTTGCAGGTTGCCTTCACAACAAAAATTTACCATCCAAACATCAACAGTAACGGCAGCATCTGTCTGGACATCCTGCGCTCTCAGTGGAGTCCTGCGCTCACCGTGTCTAAAGGTACCAGCTGTAACCCGACATACTCTAGAACTAGAACCGGCCCGAACGGAACCGGCGGAGCCACTTGgggatgtgtgttttgttttgtttttgtttttgtttttaattgcatGATTAGGATATAAGTAACACAGAAATAAAACGAGATccataaatgaacaaaatgagtCGCGCTTCTTAAGTCTTCATCGCACAGACgacttgcaaaaaaaacaaaaaaaaaaccacgacGCAAGTCAAAGGTCGCCTAAATCCGACGAAAAAGAGaggacctggcaaccctgtctgCAACACTGAAAGTGTAAAATTTTCAGATTGTCCAGAGTACCGTGGGTATCGTTGGGTACTGCCTTTCCCGTTATAATCTAGTAGACATTTTTCATGCTCCCAGGTGTCGCTAAATGCAAACCAGCTGCGTCAGGAACCCGCTTTGCACTCTACAGGTGATCAGCATACGTACCCGAGTATAAACAAAATCAGCAAAGTAAATCTAGTGGACAATTTCAGTTCGGTCTGGGTCGGGCAATCATTTGGGGTAAATTTTGTGGGCGGTTTGTGGTTCtagtggtagagcgggttgtccaccaatcgtagggttggcggttcgattcccggcccatgtgactccacataccgaagtgtccttgggcaagacactgaaccccaagttgctcccgatggcaagttagcgccttgcatggcagctctgctaccgtgtgtgtgtgtgtgtgtgtgaatgggtgaatgagaaccagtgtaaagtgctttggataaaagcgctatataagtgcaaaccATTTAACGTTGCCAAAAGATTAATAAACGATGcccagtgtattattattattattattattattattattattattattagtagtagtagtagtagtagtagtatttagtaTGAATGAGTAACACTCTTCGTTCAAACTGTCTTTCAGTGTTGTTATCCATATGCTCACTACTGTGTGACCCGAACCCAGACGACCCTTTAGTTCCAGACATCGCACACATCTACAAATCAGATAAAGACAAGtatgtaacctttttttttcttcttttccctccCCCATTTTAATTTGCGATTACTTTCACGACAGATTGATATCTGTGAACGTTTCCCTTTAAAAGACTGCTGTTCTGTCGTTTGGTTACTAATTGAGCTGCATGTTCAATAAGCTAGTAATGTTACTTGTTAATGTTCGGGACAACGGTCAGGGAGTCATACTTTTGCAAATGCCATTAttactgttctttttttttttttttttttttttttttttttttttttttttttttcctttctttcttcaaagTTCAAATATAAAGTCCTGCAAATGTTAATACGCAGTTACATGTTATTTGGGAAATAGTTTCGGGGCGGGGCTGCCAGAACGTTCGCGTTCAACTGTATTTTCCACGTCTTCGCGTCCCGAAGCGTTCACACCACAGCAACTTATCAACGCTAAcgtcatttatttatcaaagaGCAAAATTTCGAAAGAATCTgttttatagttacttttaacgttgtggaacatccTGTTATGGTTTGGTGGTAGCAGCTATAGCAaactccccctccccccacaaTCATCATCCCCCGCCCCCTTACGAAtgtacaaagcgctgacactggagactccttccatgtaaatgttaaataaacatctcggGGGAGGGGGGAAACAGTTCAATATCAACAATATATTTAACTTCATATCAGACTATAAGGTTTAGATTACGTGGAGTGTCCACCGGTGAACTACTGAAATGATCTTGTTACTATGGAGACTACTGTCCGAGCTCCAGTCCTAGAAAACgaattccaaccaatcagaatggagaattcctCAGCGCTGTGGTGTCAGTGCCAGTAGTGGGGTATAATTCGAGTAGTAGCGTTGTGATGAGGCGTAAAGACGTTTTAGGATTATACAGGTCTA
Proteins encoded:
- the ube2d1a gene encoding ubiquitin-conjugating enzyme E2 D1a; the protein is MALKRIQKELQDLQRDPPSQCSAGPMGEDLFHWQATIMGPGDSPYQGGVFFLTIHFPTDYPFKPPKVAFTTKIYHPNINSNGSICLDILRSQWSPALTVSKVLLSICSLLCDPNPDDPLVPDIAHIYKSDKDKYNRMAREWTQKYAM